A window of the Lactuca sativa cultivar Salinas chromosome 5, Lsat_Salinas_v11, whole genome shotgun sequence genome harbors these coding sequences:
- the LOC111887962 gene encoding uncharacterized mitochondrial protein AtMg00810-like: MTGDSNVKLPMAFGTKLTPSLEKSVVDMTLYRQMIGSLIYLKQTSSLGIWYPAKSGFIIQAFLDADLGGCGLDRERTTGGCQFLDGKLVNWQSKKQTCVSLSTVEAEYIAAASCTSQVKLQKRMMG, translated from the exons ATGACGGGAGACTCTAATGTGAAgcttccaatggcattcggaactaaactaacaccatctctggaaaaaTCAGTTGTTGATATGACTCTTTATCGCCAAATGATAGGATCtctaat ATATCTGAAACAAACCTCTTCACTCGGTATATGGTATCCTGCGAAATCGGGTTTCATCATACAAGCATTTttagatgctgatcttggaggatgcgggTTAGATAGAGAAAGGacaactggaggatgccaatttcttgatggcaaacTTGTCAACTGGCAGTCCAAAAAGCAAACATGTGTCTCGTTGTCAACAGTCGAAGCGGAGTATATTGCTGCTGCATCTTGTACTTCTCAG GTTAAATTGCAAAAGCGAATGATGGGGTAG